One genomic window of Pseudoxanthomonas sp. includes the following:
- a CDS encoding formylglycine-generating enzyme family protein: MQRIVPALLMLFLAGCGERPAAPAQAARPAAAPAVAAVPPARTPSVTVSADASADAGLNWDPPQVQLTAETARVARRDAAAAVREGRLFEQPRDAIPLYLALLRLDPKDRVAERGLARAASALLAQGSRALASAEDDREALALAVRIAAVLRTVIPQDTRTDPYLEKVDQAEQLARLNATGESQLRQGLLGEGETSGALETFQAALALAPGRSRATQGLAATESAFIRRAEDAAQASDFGGAARWMGFANGVRQGAPTVKDAYARIEHERARQVAALRDAGVAELVTPLGLKNAREKLAAVLRIALPGDTVAADLRQRIDLATHYGLFRPGQAFTDALAGGGRTPTMVVVPHGGFRMGAAEDEPGAAEAEQPAHYVRFDRGFAVSRNPVTVGEFRRFVQATNYRARATRRGHSIVYDERSGNFVRRSGVDWQSGYTGQKAIDDMPVLHVSVRDAEAYADWLAQQTGHGYRLASEAEFEYILRAGGQGRYPWGNENPPPKGVANLTGGNDVSPSGRHWANAFVGYGDGWWGPAPVGTFKPNAWGLYDLGGNVSEWVADCWHASFRRAPADGAAWFNPGCRARVVRGGAWASSPQQARAAWRSSQDSDVTSARVGFRVVRGI; this comes from the coding sequence TTGCAGCGCATCGTTCCAGCCTTGCTGATGCTGTTCCTGGCAGGTTGCGGCGAGCGTCCTGCCGCGCCTGCACAGGCTGCCAGGCCGGCGGCTGCGCCAGCCGTGGCTGCCGTGCCACCCGCGCGCACGCCCAGCGTGACCGTCAGCGCCGATGCGTCCGCCGATGCTGGCCTCAACTGGGACCCACCGCAGGTCCAGCTCACCGCGGAGACCGCACGCGTGGCGCGTCGCGATGCGGCGGCAGCCGTGCGTGAAGGACGACTGTTCGAGCAGCCGCGCGATGCAATCCCGCTTTATCTGGCACTGCTGCGATTGGACCCGAAGGACCGTGTGGCCGAACGCGGCCTGGCGCGTGCAGCCAGCGCCTTGCTGGCGCAGGGCAGCCGCGCCCTGGCCAGTGCCGAAGACGATCGCGAGGCGCTGGCACTGGCCGTGCGGATCGCGGCGGTCCTGCGCACGGTGATCCCACAGGACACGCGCACCGATCCCTACCTGGAAAAGGTGGACCAGGCCGAGCAGTTGGCCCGGCTCAACGCCACCGGCGAAAGCCAGTTGCGCCAGGGCCTGTTGGGCGAAGGCGAGACATCAGGCGCGCTGGAAACCTTCCAGGCGGCCTTGGCGCTGGCGCCTGGGCGGTCACGGGCGACCCAGGGCCTAGCTGCCACCGAAAGCGCCTTCATCCGTCGTGCCGAAGATGCCGCGCAAGCCAGCGATTTCGGTGGCGCCGCGCGTTGGATGGGGTTTGCCAACGGCGTGCGCCAGGGCGCGCCGACGGTGAAGGATGCCTATGCGCGCATCGAGCATGAACGGGCTCGACAGGTCGCCGCATTGCGTGATGCCGGCGTGGCCGAATTGGTCACGCCGCTGGGCCTGAAAAACGCTCGCGAAAAACTGGCCGCGGTCCTGCGGATCGCCTTGCCCGGCGACACCGTGGCGGCCGACCTGCGCCAGCGCATCGACCTGGCGACCCATTACGGCCTGTTCCGGCCCGGGCAGGCCTTCACCGATGCGTTGGCCGGTGGCGGACGCACGCCGACGATGGTGGTGGTGCCGCACGGCGGATTCCGGATGGGCGCGGCCGAAGACGAACCGGGTGCGGCCGAAGCGGAGCAGCCTGCGCATTACGTGCGCTTCGACCGCGGGTTCGCGGTGTCGCGCAATCCAGTCACGGTGGGCGAATTCCGGCGTTTCGTGCAGGCCACCAATTACCGCGCCCGCGCTACGCGGCGCGGGCATTCCATCGTCTATGACGAGCGCAGCGGCAATTTCGTGCGCCGCAGCGGCGTGGACTGGCAGTCCGGGTACACCGGGCAGAAAGCCATCGACGACATGCCGGTGCTGCATGTCAGCGTGCGCGATGCCGAAGCCTACGCCGACTGGCTGGCCCAGCAGACCGGGCATGGTTACCGGCTGGCCAGCGAGGCCGAGTTCGAATACATCCTGCGCGCCGGGGGGCAGGGACGCTATCCGTGGGGCAACGAGAATCCGCCGCCCAAGGGCGTGGCCAACCTGACCGGCGGCAATGATGTCTCGCCCAGTGGACGGCACTGGGCCAATGCCTTCGTCGGTTATGGCGATGGCTGGTGGGGGCCGGCGCCGGTGGGCACCTTCAAGCCCAACGCCTGGGGCCTGTACGACCTGGGTGGCAACGTCAGCGAATGGGTGGCCGACTGCTGGCATGCCAGCTTCCGTCGTGCCCCGGCCGATGGCGCGGCATGGTTCAATCCCGGGTGCCGGGCGCGCGTGGTCCGGGGGGGGGCGTGGGCCAGTTCGCCGCAGCAGGCAAGGGCGGCGTGGCGGTCTTCGCAGGATTCGGACGTGACCAGCGCCCGCGTGGGCTTCCGCGTGGTCCGCGGCATCTAG
- the rnd gene encoding ribonuclease D: MPIWIDTPDALRAHLQQLPAWVGMDTEFIREKTFWPQLALVQVAIGDTTLLIDPLVPGMNEALAPLLSNPDVVKVMHSASEDLVALGWACGVQPSPLFDTQIAAALAGVGGGMGYQKLVAEVTGVTLAKGETRSDWLRRPLSAAQLEYAADDVTHLGAIYDTLTTKLQALGRSEWLAADCARMVAQASEQGGERWPHLSMRSAQFLDSQAQRLLLRLLRWRETQARASDRPKSWILDNELAVTLARTPLASREALGRWLDQQPKAPKKLADAIWEALNTPLDDEADAPLAKATDQDKQRLKKLQDAVAAKSAELGLPDGILASRRWLEALMDRGQWPAALSGWRRQQLEPVLAPLLPAS, translated from the coding sequence GTGCCCATCTGGATCGACACCCCCGACGCGCTGCGAGCGCACCTGCAACAGCTGCCCGCCTGGGTGGGAATGGACACCGAGTTCATCCGTGAAAAGACCTTCTGGCCGCAGCTGGCGCTGGTCCAGGTCGCCATCGGCGATACCACGCTGCTGATCGACCCGCTGGTGCCCGGCATGAACGAAGCACTGGCACCGCTGCTGTCCAACCCCGACGTGGTCAAGGTCATGCACAGCGCCAGCGAAGACCTGGTCGCGCTGGGCTGGGCCTGCGGCGTGCAGCCTTCGCCATTGTTCGACACCCAGATCGCCGCGGCACTGGCCGGCGTGGGCGGCGGCATGGGTTACCAGAAGCTGGTGGCCGAAGTCACCGGCGTCACCCTGGCCAAGGGCGAGACCCGTTCGGACTGGCTGCGCCGGCCGTTGTCGGCTGCACAGCTGGAATACGCCGCCGACGACGTGACCCATCTCGGCGCGATCTACGACACGCTGACGACCAAGCTGCAGGCGCTGGGCCGCAGCGAATGGCTGGCCGCCGACTGCGCACGCATGGTCGCCCAGGCCAGCGAGCAAGGTGGCGAACGCTGGCCGCACCTGTCCATGCGCAGCGCGCAGTTCCTGGATTCCCAGGCGCAACGCCTGCTGCTGCGCCTGCTGCGCTGGCGCGAAACGCAGGCCCGTGCCAGCGACCGGCCCAAGAGCTGGATCCTGGACAACGAACTGGCCGTCACCCTGGCACGCACCCCGCTGGCGTCGCGCGAGGCACTTGGCCGTTGGCTCGACCAGCAACCCAAGGCCCCCAAGAAGCTGGCCGACGCCATCTGGGAGGCACTGAACACGCCTTTGGACGACGAAGCCGACGCACCACTGGCCAAGGCCACCGACCAGGACAAGCAGCGCCTGAAGAAACTGCAGGACGCAGTCGCTGCCAAATCGGCCGAGCTGGGCCTGCCCGACGGCATCCTGGCTTCGCGTCGCTGGCTGGAAGCGCTGATGGATCGTGGACAGTGGCCGGCAGCCCTGTCCGGCTGGCGCCGCCAACAGCTCGAACCGGTGCTGGCCCCGCTGCTGCCCGCAAGCTGA